The following proteins are encoded in a genomic region of Maribacter hydrothermalis:
- a CDS encoding DUF4270 domain-containing protein yields MNFFNNSATPRFLGMFLIFGFLVSCEQDLTSIGAGVVGNEPFTTGKEVYDVFVHNKNIEAVQTNKLPVYQLGTFNDPIFGKTRASVTSQMFLGTTNPSFGTLSQDKENKAGNTGESITTIDENETIKEVYLYIPFLTKSIAVDSDADGVVDEFDADPDNDNDNDGDGVSNAVETASSTDPLDDASVDEDRDGINDKDGSEIFTNNFSKKIELDSIYINNQNYDDVSTSVLPSFNLKVERSTFYLRDLDPNANFQESQQYYSNQEFSPDFVSDLLFEGPVEINNKEILIRNEDDESTDDVDESLTFSKLPPGVRVTLNNDFFQQNILDKEGSTELLSQSNFTEFIRGLHFSIEDQSGNDVMFLFDLKDANVIMTYNYTSYDTNSTIDDTSDDTPNEIKEKDFLFSFLSQVQNGPVNGNAVNTIITENYSPQITETLDNSENASRIYLKGGPGTYAEINLFEVDGGESIIEQIKNKNWVINEANLVFYVDRNQLDAAQSKLEPSRLYLYNTENNFPLINPNSEQNDLTVQELFGVYLNYDGILEKSNDQGVKYTVKITDHINNLVVRDSANATLALTLATSIQNWGIADTKVSSGEKELATTSILTPLSTVLYGSNIEAVDPNFDKKLRLEIFYTKPN; encoded by the coding sequence ATGAATTTTTTTAATAATTCCGCTACTCCCAGATTTTTGGGAATGTTTTTGATATTTGGTTTTTTAGTATCATGTGAACAAGATTTAACTTCAATTGGTGCTGGTGTTGTTGGGAACGAACCTTTTACTACCGGTAAAGAAGTGTATGATGTTTTTGTTCATAATAAAAATATTGAGGCTGTACAGACAAATAAACTCCCGGTATACCAATTAGGAACATTCAATGATCCTATTTTTGGAAAAACACGTGCTTCGGTAACTTCACAAATGTTTCTTGGAACAACGAATCCTTCATTTGGTACTTTATCTCAAGATAAAGAAAATAAAGCGGGGAATACAGGGGAATCAATTACAACTATTGATGAGAATGAAACAATAAAGGAGGTATATCTTTATATTCCATTTTTAACGAAAAGTATTGCTGTGGATAGTGATGCAGATGGGGTGGTAGATGAATTTGATGCCGACCCAGATAACGATAATGATAATGACGGCGATGGTGTTTCAAACGCCGTCGAAACTGCTTCAAGTACCGACCCTTTGGATGATGCTAGCGTAGATGAAGATCGCGACGGTATAAATGATAAGGATGGTTCAGAAATTTTTACAAATAATTTCTCGAAGAAAATAGAATTAGACAGTATCTATATCAATAACCAAAATTATGATGATGTAAGTACTTCGGTATTGCCGTCGTTTAATTTAAAAGTAGAAAGATCAACATTCTATTTACGAGATTTAGATCCTAATGCTAATTTTCAAGAATCTCAACAGTATTATTCTAACCAAGAATTTTCACCTGATTTTGTGTCAGACTTATTATTTGAGGGGCCTGTGGAAATTAATAATAAAGAAATTTTAATTCGAAATGAGGATGATGAATCTACTGATGATGTAGATGAATCACTTACATTCAGTAAGCTTCCGCCTGGTGTGAGAGTTACTTTGAACAATGATTTTTTTCAACAAAATATATTGGATAAGGAAGGTAGTACGGAGTTGTTGAGTCAGTCTAATTTCACAGAATTTATTAGAGGGCTTCATTTTTCAATCGAAGATCAATCAGGTAATGACGTGATGTTTTTGTTTGATTTAAAAGATGCTAACGTTATAATGACATACAACTATACTAGTTATGACACTAATAGTACTATAGATGATACCAGTGATGATACGCCGAATGAAATTAAGGAAAAAGATTTTCTTTTTTCTTTTTTATCGCAGGTTCAAAATGGTCCGGTAAATGGTAATGCAGTGAATACAATAATTACAGAGAATTATAGTCCTCAAATTACCGAAACATTGGATAATTCTGAAAATGCATCTAGAATATATTTAAAAGGAGGCCCCGGCACCTATGCTGAAATCAATTTATTTGAAGTAGATGGAGGGGAAAGTATTATTGAACAAATAAAAAATAAAAACTGGGTAATTAACGAAGCAAATTTGGTGTTCTATGTAGATCGTAATCAATTAGATGCGGCTCAAAGTAAATTAGAACCATCTCGGCTTTATTTATACAATACGGAGAACAATTTTCCATTAATAAACCCAAATAGCGAACAAAACGATTTAACTGTACAAGAATTATTTGGAGTGTATCTTAATTACGATGGTATTTTAGAGAAATCTAATGATCAAGGAGTAAAGTATACCGTAAAAATCACTGATCACATAAATAATTTAGTGGTAAGGGATTCTGCCAATGCAACGTTAGCTTTAACGTTGGCAACAAGTATTCAAAATTGGGGTATTGCCGATACTAAAGTTAGCTCAGGAGAAAAGGAATTGGCAACAACTTCAATTCTTACGCCATTAAGTACAGTATTGTATGGAAGTAATATAGAGGCTGTTGACCCTAATTTTGATAAAAAACTTAGGCTAGAGATATTTTACACAAAGCCTAATTAG
- the glmS gene encoding glutamine--fructose-6-phosphate transaminase (isomerizing) — MCGIVGYIGYREAFPIIIKGLQRLEYRGYDSAGIALFDGNQINLSKTKGKVEDLKNKAKEISQKGSIGIGHTRWATHGVPNDVNSHPHYSNSGELVIIHNGIIENYESIKKELTKRGYIFHSDTDTEVLVNLIEEVKKTENVKLGKAVQIALNQVVGAYAIAVFDKQKPDEIVVAKLGSPLAIGIGENEFFIASDASPFIEFTNNAIYLEDEEMAIIRLGKEIKLRKIKDDAVAYPRILELQMNLEEIEKGGYDHFMLKEIYEQPRAIKDTYRGRLLAEQGLVKMSGIEQNMEKFLNANRIIIVACGTSWHAGLVAEYIFEDLARIPVEVEYASEFRYRNPVITDKDILIAISQSGETADTLAAIKLAKERGAFVFGVCNVVGSSIARETDAGAYTHAGPEIGVASTKAFTTQITVLTLMALRLAKAKGVFSETKYREHLTELATIPSKVEIALQSNPLIEIIADVYKDSTNCLYLGRGYNFPVALEGALKLKEISYIHAEGYPAAEMKHGPIALIDEHMPVFVIATKKGHYEKVVSNIQEIKSRKGKIIAIVTEGDEQVRDLADHVIEVPETLESLTPLLTTIPLQLISYHIAVMRGCNVDQPRNLAKSVTVE, encoded by the coding sequence ATGTGTGGAATAGTTGGATATATAGGATATAGGGAAGCTTTTCCTATTATAATAAAAGGTCTTCAACGTTTAGAATATCGTGGTTACGATAGTGCTGGTATAGCATTATTTGATGGAAATCAAATTAATCTTTCTAAAACTAAAGGAAAGGTTGAAGATTTAAAGAATAAGGCTAAGGAAATTTCTCAAAAAGGAAGTATCGGAATTGGTCATACACGTTGGGCAACTCATGGTGTTCCAAACGATGTAAACTCTCATCCACACTATTCAAATTCTGGTGAACTGGTAATAATTCATAATGGAATCATAGAAAACTATGAATCTATTAAAAAGGAATTAACAAAAAGAGGTTATATATTTCATTCGGACACTGATACAGAAGTATTGGTTAATCTTATTGAGGAAGTAAAGAAAACTGAAAATGTAAAGCTTGGTAAAGCGGTACAGATTGCTCTTAATCAAGTTGTAGGTGCTTATGCCATAGCTGTTTTTGATAAGCAAAAACCAGATGAAATTGTTGTCGCCAAATTAGGTAGCCCTCTAGCTATAGGTATTGGTGAGAATGAGTTTTTCATAGCATCGGATGCTTCTCCATTTATCGAATTCACCAATAATGCAATTTATCTTGAAGATGAAGAAATGGCTATTATTAGGTTGGGTAAAGAAATAAAACTTAGAAAAATTAAAGATGATGCCGTTGCTTATCCTAGGATATTGGAATTGCAGATGAATCTTGAGGAAATTGAGAAAGGTGGTTATGATCACTTTATGTTAAAGGAAATTTATGAGCAACCTAGAGCAATTAAAGACACATACAGAGGTCGTTTATTAGCAGAACAAGGTTTAGTTAAAATGTCTGGGATTGAGCAGAACATGGAAAAGTTCCTAAATGCCAATAGAATTATTATTGTGGCTTGTGGAACGTCATGGCATGCAGGTCTGGTAGCAGAATATATATTTGAAGATTTAGCGAGAATCCCTGTAGAAGTAGAATACGCTTCGGAGTTTAGATATAGAAATCCCGTTATAACGGATAAAGACATTCTTATAGCCATTTCACAGTCTGGTGAAACAGCAGATACTTTGGCGGCAATAAAATTAGCAAAGGAAAGAGGAGCGTTTGTATTTGGGGTTTGTAATGTGGTTGGATCATCTATCGCTAGGGAAACCGATGCTGGTGCTTATACTCATGCTGGTCCTGAAATTGGAGTGGCTTCAACGAAAGCATTTACAACTCAAATTACAGTTTTAACTTTAATGGCCTTAAGATTAGCAAAGGCAAAAGGTGTTTTTTCAGAAACAAAATATCGTGAACACTTAACAGAATTGGCAACAATTCCAAGTAAAGTAGAAATAGCATTACAATCAAACCCATTAATTGAAATAATTGCTGATGTCTATAAAGATTCTACTAATTGCCTTTATTTAGGTAGAGGTTATAATTTCCCTGTTGCACTGGAAGGTGCTCTTAAGTTAAAGGAAATTAGTTATATTCATGCTGAAGGGTACCCTGCTGCAGAAATGAAACATGGTCCAATTGCTTTGATAGATGAGCATATGCCAGTTTTTGTAATAGCTACTAAAAAAGGACATTACGAAAAAGTGGTTAGTAATATCCAGGAAATAAAATCTAGAAAAGGTAAAATTATTGCAATTGTTACGGAGGGCGATGAACAAGTAAGAGATTTGGCGGATCATGTAATTGAAGTGCCGGAGACTTTAGAAAGTTTAACACCATTATTAACTACGATTCCTTTACAACTAATTTCTTACCATATTGCGGTTATGAGAGGTTGTAATGTAGATCAACCAAGAAATTTAGCAAAATCGGTTACCGTGGAGTAA
- a CDS encoding TonB-dependent receptor, with the protein MRAILLLALMAIGTFGFSQTNINGNVVDQNNEPIPGANIVIVGTTIGTVSDFDGNFNLETSEVPPFKIEISSIGYTSNTQSVTGNNQTLTIILNESQTFLDEVVISASRTPERIFESPVTVERIGLSEIKNTTAADFYGGLENLKGVDVNTNSLTFKSVNTRGFASFANTRFMQLVDGMDNSTPALNFPIGNLVGMVETDVLSVELLPGASSALYGANAFNGILFMRSKSPFDYEGISVSIKQGITSQESAGDNSYTDVGIRAAHKFSDKFAAKVNFGYLKGTDWAATSEVDKTTPGGTRADLNYDGINVYGDEVSTDIKGVALTLEGLGVLPAGANALVPSQIVSRTGYNERDLTNYNAESIKADWGLYYRPIEDNSLELSYVGKVGTGNTIYQGTNRYNIAGFFQEQHKLEIKNDNFFVRGYVVGDKAGNSYDMVFTGININRAWKDDNTWFGEYTGAYVTATLSGATDAQAHAAARAQAETGRFLPGTPEFQAAFNRSINDPNLATGSKFQDASKYYHADGNYNFSHLIDWAEIQVGGSFREYSLNSAGTIYTDYDGAINYSEFGVYSQIQKSLPFEGEKSLKLTGSIRYDKSEFFDGFFSPRLSAGFTLNRNHNIRASAQTGFRNPTTQDLFIGLDAGRAILVGSAPDNLDRYVTAPLDVSGGGQLLGQPATITQTGAVAYNNSYTLASVTELGETGNPAVLEIANPDIINPEKVTSFEIGYRGKVEKLVIDFSTYYNSYEDFISQEVVVAPYYGTVGDGSLSVAAIANNDFQAYSAYTNTDANVNSYGASLGLSMKVLGNFDLDGSYTYTKLDFDRDANPDVMLNFNTPEHKFKASFGNEQLFNNFGFNVSYRFSDDYFWEATFGNGVIPEFHVVDAQINYEVPSIKSSFKLGGTNLTGKEYYTAFGTGYIGSMYYLSWTINN; encoded by the coding sequence ATGAGAGCAATACTACTTTTAGCATTGATGGCTATTGGTACTTTTGGGTTTTCCCAAACCAATATCAATGGTAATGTTGTTGACCAAAACAACGAGCCTATCCCCGGGGCCAATATCGTTATCGTTGGCACAACCATTGGAACAGTATCCGATTTTGACGGTAATTTCAATTTAGAAACATCTGAAGTTCCACCATTTAAAATTGAGATTTCCAGTATTGGGTATACCAGTAATACACAATCTGTTACGGGCAATAATCAAACTTTGACTATAATTTTAAATGAGTCACAAACTTTTTTAGATGAAGTTGTAATTTCAGCTTCTAGAACCCCAGAACGTATTTTTGAATCTCCAGTTACGGTAGAAAGAATAGGTCTTTCTGAAATTAAGAACACGACAGCGGCAGATTTTTATGGCGGATTGGAGAACTTAAAAGGAGTGGATGTAAACACCAACAGTTTAACTTTTAAATCTGTCAACACTAGAGGTTTTGCATCTTTTGCAAATACACGTTTTATGCAGTTGGTAGATGGCATGGATAACTCTACACCTGCACTTAACTTCCCAATAGGAAACTTAGTGGGTATGGTAGAGACTGATGTGTTAAGTGTAGAATTACTACCTGGAGCATCATCAGCACTATATGGGGCAAATGCCTTTAATGGTATTTTATTTATGCGTAGTAAAAGTCCATTTGACTACGAAGGTATTAGCGTTTCTATAAAGCAAGGGATAACTTCACAAGAATCTGCTGGTGATAATTCCTATACCGATGTAGGTATAAGAGCAGCACATAAATTCAGTGATAAATTTGCAGCTAAAGTTAATTTCGGCTATTTAAAAGGTACGGATTGGGCTGCTACCAGTGAGGTTGACAAAACAACTCCCGGTGGAACAAGAGCAGACTTAAACTATGATGGTATAAACGTTTATGGCGATGAGGTTTCTACCGATATTAAAGGTGTGGCTTTAACTCTTGAAGGATTAGGTGTTTTACCTGCTGGAGCTAATGCTTTGGTTCCTTCTCAAATAGTAAGTAGAACGGGCTATAACGAAAGAGACCTTACCAATTATAATGCAGAAAGTATTAAGGCAGATTGGGGATTATACTACAGGCCAATTGAAGATAATAGTTTAGAACTTTCTTATGTAGGTAAAGTTGGTACGGGTAATACTATATATCAAGGTACTAATAGATACAATATTGCAGGTTTCTTTCAAGAACAACATAAGTTAGAAATTAAGAACGACAATTTTTTTGTTAGAGGATATGTTGTAGGTGATAAAGCTGGTAATTCTTATGATATGGTTTTTACTGGAATCAATATTAATAGAGCTTGGAAAGATGATAATACTTGGTTTGGTGAATATACCGGTGCATATGTAACGGCAACGTTGTCTGGTGCAACTGATGCTCAAGCTCATGCAGCAGCTAGAGCACAAGCAGAAACTGGTAGGTTTTTACCTGGAACACCAGAATTTCAAGCTGCATTTAATAGAAGTATAAATGATCCAAATTTAGCAACTGGTTCTAAATTTCAAGATGCGTCAAAATACTATCATGCAGATGGAAACTATAATTTTAGTCATTTGATTGATTGGGCAGAAATTCAAGTAGGTGGTTCTTTTAGAGAATATAGTCTAAATTCTGCTGGAACTATATATACAGATTATGACGGTGCAATTAACTATTCGGAATTTGGGGTTTATTCTCAAATTCAAAAATCACTTCCGTTCGAAGGTGAAAAAAGTTTAAAATTAACAGGTTCTATCCGATACGATAAGTCTGAATTTTTTGATGGGTTCTTTTCTCCAAGGTTGTCAGCTGGTTTTACATTAAACAGGAATCATAATATTAGAGCTTCGGCACAAACAGGCTTTAGAAACCCTACAACTCAAGATTTATTTATTGGCTTAGATGCTGGTAGAGCAATTTTAGTTGGTTCGGCGCCGGATAATTTAGATCGATATGTTACTGCTCCTTTAGACGTAAGTGGAGGGGGTCAACTACTAGGTCAACCTGCAACAATTACACAAACAGGGGCTGTTGCATATAACAATTCGTACACTCTAGCATCAGTAACTGAATTAGGTGAAACTGGAAATCCTGCTGTATTAGAAATAGCTAATCCAGACATAATAAATCCTGAAAAAGTTACTTCTTTTGAAATAGGGTATCGAGGTAAAGTTGAAAAATTGGTAATCGATTTTAGCACCTACTACAATAGCTATGAGGACTTTATATCTCAAGAAGTAGTAGTTGCGCCTTATTACGGTACAGTTGGTGATGGCTCACTATCGGTTGCTGCAATTGCAAATAATGATTTTCAGGCCTATAGTGCGTATACAAATACCGATGCAAATGTTAATTCATATGGAGCTTCTTTAGGACTTAGTATGAAGGTGCTTGGTAATTTTGATTTAGACGGTAGTTATACATATACAAAACTTGATTTTGACCGTGATGCAAACCCGGACGTGATGTTGAATTTCAACACTCCAGAACATAAGTTCAAAGCATCTTTTGGAAATGAGCAGTTATTCAATAATTTCGGATTTAATGTTTCTTATAGATTTAGTGATGATTATTTTTGGGAGGCTACTTTCGGAAATGGTGTAATTCCAGAATTTCATGTAGTTGATGCACAAATTAACTATGAAGTGCCAAGCATTAAATCTTCATTTAAATTAGGAGGTACAAACCTTACTGGTAAAGAGTACTATACTGCATTTGGTACAGGATATATTGGCTCTATGTACTACTTATCATGGACAATTAACAACTAA
- a CDS encoding glycogen/starch synthase: protein MNGKKILFVSSELVPYLPENEVSLMSYEAPRMVNSNGGQIRIFMPRYGNINERRHQLHEVIRLSGMNLVINDMDMPLIIKVASIPKERIQVYFIDNEEYFKRKATFTDKQGNLFPDNDQRAIFFAKGVMETVKKLNWSPDIIHVHGWMASLLPLYLKNFYADEPLFADSKIVLSVYGKTFEGTLDKDMLNKIAFDGIPDEAIASLAEPTYNNLLKVAVDYADAIILASEDIPEELENHISNQEKPVLPYVPVQEFEEAYANFYNTEVLK from the coding sequence AATTAGTTCCTTACTTACCCGAAAACGAAGTTTCCCTAATGTCTTATGAAGCGCCTAGAATGGTCAACAGCAATGGTGGTCAAATTAGGATATTCATGCCAAGATATGGTAACATAAACGAGAGAAGGCATCAATTACACGAAGTAATTAGACTTTCAGGAATGAATTTGGTCATTAATGATATGGATATGCCATTAATCATTAAGGTAGCTTCCATACCAAAAGAAAGAATACAGGTTTACTTCATAGATAATGAAGAATACTTTAAACGTAAGGCTACATTTACCGACAAACAAGGTAACCTTTTTCCAGATAATGATCAACGTGCAATTTTCTTTGCAAAAGGCGTTATGGAGACTGTGAAAAAATTGAATTGGTCGCCAGATATAATTCATGTTCATGGATGGATGGCTAGCTTATTGCCTTTGTATTTGAAAAATTTCTATGCTGATGAGCCTCTTTTTGCCGATAGTAAAATTGTATTGTCTGTTTATGGAAAAACCTTTGAAGGTACTTTAGATAAGGATATGCTAAATAAGATTGCCTTTGATGGCATTCCAGATGAGGCTATTGCATCTTTAGCGGAGCCAACTTATAATAATTTGTTAAAGGTAGCTGTGGATTATGCAGATGCAATTATTTTAGCTTCGGAAGATATTCCAGAAGAATTAGAAAACCATATATCCAACCAAGAAAAACCAGTGTTGCCATATGTACCTGTTCAAGAATTTGAGGAGGCATATGCTAATTTTTATAACACCGAAGTTTTAAAATAA